In a single window of the Methylothermaceae bacteria B42 genome:
- a CDS encoding ferredoxin — MALKITDECICCDVCEPECPNDAISLGEEIYVIDPELCTECVGHYETSQCVEVCPVDCIIQDPDIVEDEETLRRKYLRITGISEK, encoded by the coding sequence ATGGCCTTGAAGATTACAGACGAATGTATCTGTTGCGATGTGTGTGAACCGGAATGCCCCAACGACGCCATTTCACTAGGGGAAGAAATTTATGTAATCGACCCCGAGCTATGTACCGAATGCGTCGGCCATTACGAAACTTCCCAATGTGTGGAAGTATGCCCGGTGGACTGTATCATCCAGGACCCGGATATCGTGGAAGACGAAGAAACTTTGCGGCGGAAATACCTGAGAATTACCGGTATTTCTGAAAAATAG
- a CDS encoding phosphopantetheine adenylyltransferase gives MPVTAIYPGTFDPVTNGHIDLIHRAARLFSKVLVAVAENRDKRPLLNLSERVALVRAEVQPLSNVAVLGFSNLLVDCALQHGATVILRGLRAVSDFEYEFQLAAMNRRLSEERIETIFMTPAEQYAFVSSSMIKEIAKLGGDISAFVPVKVRERLTEIYSNRG, from the coding sequence ATGCCAGTCACAGCCATCTATCCGGGGACGTTTGATCCAGTGACCAATGGCCATATCGATTTAATCCACCGGGCAGCCCGGCTTTTCAGTAAGGTGCTGGTGGCGGTGGCGGAAAACCGTGACAAGCGCCCCTTGTTGAATTTATCGGAACGGGTCGCCCTGGTACGCGCCGAGGTGCAACCTCTCAGCAATGTGGCAGTGCTCGGGTTTAGTAATCTCCTGGTGGATTGCGCTTTGCAACATGGCGCGACGGTGATTCTCCGGGGGCTTCGCGCAGTGTCGGATTTTGAATACGAATTTCAATTGGCGGCCATGAACCGACGCCTGTCCGAAGAACGGATTGAAACCATTTTCATGACCCCGGCGGAACAATACGCTTTTGTTTCCTCCAGCATGATCAAGGAAATTGCCAAGCTGGGAGGCGATATTTCCGCCTTTGTTCCGGTCAAAGTCAGAGAGCGCTTGACCGAAATCTATTCGAACCGAGGATAA
- a CDS encoding 16S rRNA (guanine(966)-N(2))-methyltransferase RsmD, with amino-acid sequence MKNEVRIIAGQWRGRKLHFPALPGLRPTPARVRETLFNWLREDLIDARCLDLFAGSGALGFEAASRGARVVVQVEAHPKVIRSLERNRRSLEASQIETVGADAIRFLKQAPSEPFDVVFLDPPFEKKLIEPCATALEQWQWLSNHAFIYIEAESQLKELPVPGNWRLWKSKTTGDVGYHLFSREVTRIFHQPDSGFSVSN; translated from the coding sequence ATGAAAAATGAAGTACGCATCATCGCTGGCCAGTGGCGGGGACGAAAGCTGCACTTTCCCGCTCTGCCGGGTTTACGCCCAACTCCGGCCAGGGTTCGGGAAACCCTGTTCAATTGGCTCAGGGAAGACTTGATTGACGCCCGTTGTTTGGATTTATTCGCCGGGAGCGGGGCATTAGGTTTTGAAGCCGCTTCCCGTGGCGCGCGCGTAGTGGTTCAGGTGGAAGCGCACCCGAAAGTGATCCGGTCTTTGGAAAGAAATCGCCGGTCTCTGGAGGCTTCACAAATTGAGACGGTCGGCGCCGATGCCATCCGTTTTTTGAAGCAGGCCCCAAGCGAACCTTTTGATGTGGTATTCCTCGATCCTCCGTTTGAAAAAAAGCTCATAGAACCTTGTGCCACCGCCCTTGAACAATGGCAATGGCTTTCCAACCATGCTTTTATTTATATTGAAGCGGAAAGCCAGCTCAAAGAACTGCCAGTGCCCGGCAATTGGCGGCTGTGGAAAAGCAAGACAACGGGAGATGTAGGCTATCATCTCTTCAGCAGAGAAGTAACCCGGATATTTCACCAGCCGGATTCTGGCTTTTCCGTAAGTAACTGA
- a CDS encoding zinc protease — translation MFVKTLKILLLLLIVIPLSGWAGPKIEQWRLPQGAKVYYVHNPQLPLVDIRVLFAAGSAWDGEKYGLATLTSALLDTGAGEWNADEIALRLESVGAQLGTGVSRDSAWLSLRSLTESDKLQTALETAAEILKSPRFAHLDFQREKKRLLLGLKQREESPGELAGMMFFEAIYRNYPYAHPSDGTIETVQAIQRQDLREFHQRYYVASNAVVVIVGAVDKSEAKKIAKALVGGLPEGEPAPAIPEVPVPEKADIQRKVFPSAQTHIYTGMPVLKRKDPDYFPLYVGNYALGGGGFVSRIVKEVREKRGFAYSAYSYFAPMKEKGPYLAGLQTRNDQAYPALEVLRKTIAEFQAKGPTIEELKAAKKNITGGFVLRYDSNSKLAEYVAMIGFYDLPLDYLDTFTEKVEKVTISEIADAFRRRIDLNRFQTVLVGGGAVRQSKSGDEK, via the coding sequence ATGTTCGTTAAAACACTCAAAATACTGTTACTGCTGCTGATAGTGATACCGCTCTCCGGTTGGGCGGGACCGAAGATAGAACAGTGGCGATTGCCCCAGGGCGCGAAAGTCTATTATGTTCATAACCCGCAGTTGCCACTGGTGGATATCCGGGTTTTGTTTGCCGCTGGCAGCGCTTGGGATGGGGAAAAGTATGGACTGGCGACCCTGACATCCGCGTTGCTGGACACCGGCGCTGGGGAATGGAACGCAGACGAGATCGCCTTGCGGTTGGAGAGCGTGGGCGCTCAACTCGGCACCGGCGTCTCCCGGGACAGCGCTTGGCTGTCTTTGCGCAGCTTGACTGAATCCGACAAACTACAAACCGCATTGGAAACTGCCGCCGAGATTTTGAAATCACCCCGTTTCGCTCATTTGGACTTTCAACGGGAAAAGAAACGCCTCTTGCTTGGACTGAAACAACGGGAAGAATCCCCGGGTGAGCTGGCCGGTATGATGTTTTTTGAAGCGATTTACCGGAATTACCCCTACGCCCATCCGAGCGATGGCACCATTGAGACGGTTCAAGCGATTCAGCGGCAAGATTTGCGCGAGTTTCACCAACGCTACTATGTGGCTTCCAATGCTGTGGTGGTGATAGTCGGGGCGGTGGATAAATCCGAAGCGAAAAAGATAGCCAAGGCATTGGTGGGTGGGTTGCCTGAAGGTGAGCCAGCGCCGGCCATTCCCGAAGTGCCGGTTCCGGAAAAAGCCGATATTCAGCGAAAAGTATTCCCTTCCGCCCAGACCCACATTTACACCGGCATGCCGGTGCTAAAGCGCAAGGACCCTGATTATTTCCCCTTGTATGTGGGCAATTACGCCCTGGGCGGTGGCGGCTTCGTGTCCCGGATTGTCAAGGAAGTGCGGGAGAAGCGCGGCTTCGCCTACAGTGCCTATAGCTATTTTGCCCCCATGAAAGAGAAGGGCCCCTATTTGGCCGGGCTGCAAACCCGTAATGACCAGGCTTACCCGGCCCTTGAAGTCTTGCGGAAAACCATCGCCGAATTTCAGGCCAAAGGGCCCACCATAGAAGAACTCAAGGCTGCCAAGAAGAATATTACCGGTGGGTTTGTGCTGCGCTATGACAGCAACAGCAAGCTGGCGGAATATGTGGCAATGATTGGTTTTTATGATTTGCCCCTGGATTATCTGGATACCTTCACTGAAAAAGTGGAAAAGGTGACCATTTCCGAGATTGCCGACGCCTTCCGCCGCCGGATTGACCTGAACCGCTTTCAGACTGTTCTGGTGGGTGGCGGCGCCGTGCGGCAATCAAAATCAGGCGATGAAAAATGA
- a CDS encoding peptidase M16, producing the protein MTTWTRYLLVVALLLPMAACAAAGRVQQTQLENGLKVIVKEDHRAPVVVSQVWYKVGSSYEYGGITGISHLLEHMMFKGTEKHGPGEFSRIIAENGGRENAFTGNDYTAYFERLEKSRLPIAFELEADRMRHLRLQKEEFDKEKQVVLEERRMRTDDQPRAKTHEHFMAVAYTNSPYQNPVIGWPADIEHLTLGDLKDWYQQWYAPNNATLVVVGDVQPAKVFALAKRWFGPLKPSEIAPLKPRTEVEQHGERRLTVRLPAKLPYLIMGYKVPVLATLPEEQRWQAYALNVLAGILDGGNSARLSRRLIRGSQIAASAGAGYDLYDRLQTLFLLDGTPSQGHTLKELEQALLKEVKELQETLVTPEELERVKTQVTAEAIYERDSMFYQAMQMGLLETVGLGWQRMDEYVDRIKQISAEQVQQVARKYLIADHLTVGHLEPLPIEPGKASSAPVMGGGHVR; encoded by the coding sequence ATAACCACCTGGACGCGGTATCTGTTGGTTGTTGCTCTGTTATTGCCGATGGCTGCTTGTGCTGCGGCTGGCCGGGTGCAACAAACCCAGTTGGAAAATGGCCTGAAGGTGATTGTCAAGGAGGATCACCGGGCCCCGGTGGTGGTTTCCCAGGTTTGGTACAAAGTGGGTTCCAGTTATGAGTATGGCGGAATCACCGGTATCTCCCATTTGCTGGAACACATGATGTTCAAGGGCACGGAAAAGCACGGGCCCGGGGAATTTTCCCGCATCATCGCCGAGAATGGCGGCCGCGAGAACGCCTTTACCGGCAATGACTATACGGCCTACTTCGAGCGCTTGGAAAAGTCCCGTTTGCCTATCGCTTTTGAGCTGGAGGCCGACCGGATGCGTCATCTCCGTTTGCAGAAAGAAGAATTTGACAAGGAAAAACAGGTAGTGCTCGAGGAGCGGCGCATGCGTACCGACGACCAACCCCGCGCCAAGACCCACGAGCATTTCATGGCAGTGGCCTACACCAATAGCCCTTATCAGAATCCCGTGATTGGCTGGCCGGCCGATATCGAGCATCTGACCCTGGGAGATTTGAAAGACTGGTATCAACAATGGTATGCGCCAAATAACGCTACGCTGGTCGTGGTTGGCGATGTGCAGCCGGCCAAGGTCTTTGCCTTGGCAAAACGCTGGTTTGGTCCACTGAAACCAAGCGAAATCGCGCCTTTGAAACCACGTACCGAAGTAGAACAGCACGGGGAAAGGCGATTGACCGTGCGTCTTCCCGCCAAGCTACCTTATTTGATAATGGGTTATAAAGTGCCGGTGTTGGCGACACTCCCCGAAGAGCAGCGTTGGCAGGCCTATGCCTTGAATGTCCTGGCTGGCATCTTGGATGGCGGCAACAGCGCCAGGCTTTCCAGGCGCTTGATTCGTGGCAGTCAGATTGCCGCGAGTGCCGGTGCCGGCTATGACCTCTATGATCGTCTTCAAACCTTGTTCTTATTGGATGGCACGCCTTCTCAGGGACATACTTTAAAGGAACTGGAGCAAGCCCTGCTCAAGGAAGTGAAGGAACTACAGGAAACCCTGGTGACCCCGGAGGAGCTGGAACGGGTCAAAACCCAGGTCACCGCCGAGGCGATTTACGAAAGGGACTCCATGTTTTACCAGGCGATGCAGATGGGATTATTGGAAACCGTGGGATTGGGATGGCAACGAATGGATGAATATGTAGACAGGATTAAACAGATTAGCGCCGAGCAAGTACAACAGGTGGCCCGTAAATATTTAATAGCGGATCATCTTACCGTGGGTCATCTGGAGCCACTGCCGATTGAACCGGGTAAAGCGTCAAGCGCGCCGGTGATGGGAGGTGGCCATGTTCGTTAA
- a CDS encoding protoheme IX farnesyltransferase (converts protoheme IX and farnesyl diphosphate to heme O): protein MKTEPQSTPPWKLYLNLCKPKVVALIVFTAVVGMFLSVPGMVPWQPLIFGTLGIALAAASAAAFNHYLDRQADAEMARTSDRPLPQGQLSPKNVLVFASVLCVLSMVILVAWVNELTAVLTFLSLIGYAVIYTLYLKRATPQNIVIGGAAGAVPPILGSCAVLNSIHPNAVLLFLIIFLWTPPHFWALAIAKKDEYAKVDIPMLPVTHGVEFTGLQVLLYTILLFVISLIPYLAGMSGLIYLVAAVILGAIFLYLAAKLKQHPDDKKLAMKTFGYSIFYLTSIFIFLLLDHYIRI from the coding sequence ATGAAAACCGAGCCGCAGAGTACCCCGCCATGGAAACTTTATCTCAACCTTTGCAAACCCAAGGTTGTCGCCCTGATCGTTTTTACCGCCGTGGTCGGGATGTTTTTATCGGTTCCGGGCATGGTGCCATGGCAACCCTTAATTTTTGGCACCCTTGGCATTGCGTTGGCAGCGGCATCGGCAGCCGCTTTCAATCACTACCTAGACCGCCAGGCGGATGCCGAAATGGCCCGCACCAGCGACCGGCCTCTCCCCCAAGGGCAATTGAGCCCTAAAAATGTATTAGTTTTCGCCAGCGTTCTTTGCGTTCTTTCCATGGTTATTTTGGTGGCGTGGGTCAATGAGTTAACCGCGGTTTTAACTTTTTTATCCCTGATTGGCTACGCAGTCATTTATACCCTTTATTTAAAACGGGCCACGCCTCAAAACATCGTCATTGGCGGCGCTGCCGGCGCGGTGCCTCCTATTTTGGGATCGTGCGCGGTGTTAAACAGCATCCATCCCAATGCGGTGTTGCTGTTTTTGATTATTTTCTTGTGGACGCCACCTCATTTCTGGGCCTTGGCCATTGCCAAAAAAGATGAATACGCCAAAGTGGATATTCCCATGCTCCCCGTCACTCACGGGGTGGAATTCACTGGCTTGCAAGTTTTACTCTATACCATTCTGCTTTTTGTCATCAGCTTGATACCCTATTTGGCCGGGATGAGCGGTTTAATCTATTTGGTAGCCGCGGTCATTCTCGGCGCCATTTTTCTTTATCTGGCGGCGAAACTCAAACAGCATCCCGACGATAAAAAACTGGCCATGAAGACTTTTGGCTATTCCATTTTCTACCTCACCAGTATTTTTATATTTCTGCTTCTAGATCACTATATTCGGATCTGA
- a CDS encoding RNA polymerase factor sigma-32, with product MSKALVVPGIGQSIGSVNEYIVAVNKFPRLTAEEERALAERYREENDIEAARRLILCNLRFVVPIARNYLGYGLPLPDLIQEGNIGLMKAVKRFDPKMGVRLISFAVHWIKAEIHEFILRNWRIVKIATTKAQRKLFFNLRKAKKQLNWLDKSEAQKVADDLGVKVDTVQEMEERLNGHDVAFDGTVDDSDESRVLAPVYFLESGSGDDPARQLEESQWDAMESKRLEFALAQLDERSRDILESRWLTEKKATLQELAGRYNVSAERIRQLEKNALKKLKNYMLQEAA from the coding sequence ATGAGCAAGGCGCTGGTAGTACCTGGAATTGGACAATCCATCGGTTCTGTCAATGAGTACATCGTTGCGGTCAATAAATTTCCCCGCCTAACTGCGGAAGAAGAACGCGCCCTGGCGGAAAGATATCGTGAAGAAAATGACATTGAAGCGGCCCGTCGGTTGATCTTGTGCAATTTGCGTTTTGTGGTGCCGATAGCCAGAAATTATTTGGGTTATGGATTGCCACTGCCGGATTTGATTCAAGAGGGAAATATCGGTCTAATGAAAGCGGTGAAGCGGTTCGACCCTAAAATGGGTGTGCGCCTGATTTCCTTTGCCGTGCATTGGATTAAAGCCGAGATTCACGAGTTTATTCTCAGAAATTGGCGAATTGTTAAAATCGCCACCACCAAGGCCCAGCGTAAACTGTTCTTCAATTTGCGCAAAGCCAAAAAGCAGCTCAATTGGCTGGACAAATCTGAAGCGCAGAAAGTCGCGGATGATTTGGGCGTAAAAGTGGATACCGTTCAAGAGATGGAAGAGCGGCTCAACGGACATGATGTGGCGTTTGACGGTACCGTTGATGATTCGGATGAAAGCCGGGTTTTAGCGCCGGTTTATTTTTTGGAAAGTGGCAGCGGTGACGATCCTGCCAGGCAACTGGAAGAATCCCAATGGGATGCCATGGAGAGTAAGCGCCTTGAATTTGCCTTGGCACAATTGGATGAGCGTAGCCGCGATATTCTCGAATCTCGGTGGTTGACCGAAAAAAAAGCTACCTTGCAAGAACTGGCAGGGCGCTATAACGTATCCGCAGAACGTATTCGCCAATTGGAAAAGAATGCGCTCAAGAAACTGAAGAATTACATGTTGCAAGAAGCCGCTTAA
- a CDS encoding cell division ATP-binding protein FtsE: protein MLQFDDVCKHYPDSGDALSHVSFGVERGEMVFITGHSGAGKSTLLRLAALIERPSRGNISLNGRNLVHLPDRKIPYFRRKIGLIFQDYRLLHDCTVFDNVALPLIISGFDSREIARRTRAALGKVGLAGFERRNPMSLSGGEQQRVGIARAIVTRPPLILADEPTGNLDPDLSIEIMQMFRQFNELGVTFLIASHDEALVSRFAGRVVHLEKGRLQS from the coding sequence GTGCTTCAGTTCGACGATGTTTGTAAACATTATCCCGATAGTGGTGACGCGCTTAGCCACGTGAGCTTTGGGGTCGAGCGCGGGGAGATGGTTTTTATCACTGGCCACTCCGGCGCCGGCAAAAGCACCTTGCTGCGTTTGGCGGCGCTGATAGAACGTCCGAGCCGCGGCAATATTTCTTTAAATGGACGCAACCTGGTCCATTTGCCTGATAGGAAAATTCCCTATTTCCGGCGCAAGATCGGCTTGATATTCCAGGATTACCGCCTGCTCCACGATTGCACCGTATTCGATAATGTCGCCTTGCCGCTGATAATTTCCGGCTTCGATTCCCGGGAAATTGCCCGGCGCACCCGGGCGGCCTTGGGAAAGGTGGGACTGGCAGGATTTGAAAGACGCAACCCCATGTCCCTGTCCGGCGGTGAACAACAACGGGTTGGAATTGCCCGGGCGATCGTTACCCGACCGCCACTTATCCTAGCCGATGAGCCCACCGGCAATCTGGATCCCGACTTGTCTATTGAAATCATGCAGATGTTCCGGCAATTTAATGAGCTTGGTGTTACTTTTTTGATTGCCAGTCACGATGAAGCGCTAGTCTCCCGTTTTGCGGGCCGGGTTGTTCATTTGGAGAAAGGGCGATTGCAATCATGA
- a CDS encoding MFS transporter, producing the protein MSSASGSYYIPHQAKWPIFGSIGLFLMLGGFATKLIGVSAGGFFMVLGALTIVGMMFGWFGEVIKEGLSGIYDEQVERSFRWGMIWFIASEVMFFAAFFGSLFYVRMYAVPWLGGDGTTGVGEYTGQFLWPDFSPAWPTNGPAHVGGEFEPMEAWGIPALNTLILLTSGATVTWAHWGLLKDNRSQLIKGLIATIALGFLFVGLQAYEYYHAYTEMGLTLGAGIYGSTFFMLTGFHGMHVTIGAIFLTVVLLRALQGHFDAKHHFAFEAAAWYWHFVDVVWLGLFIFVYWL; encoded by the coding sequence ATGTCATCTGCAAGCGGTTCTTACTATATTCCTCACCAAGCCAAATGGCCAATTTTTGGTTCGATTGGCTTGTTTCTTATGCTTGGGGGTTTTGCGACCAAGCTCATTGGTGTAAGTGCTGGTGGTTTTTTTATGGTGCTGGGGGCGCTTACCATCGTAGGCATGATGTTTGGTTGGTTTGGCGAGGTCATCAAAGAGGGGCTTTCCGGCATTTACGATGAACAAGTGGAGAGATCGTTCCGCTGGGGAATGATTTGGTTTATCGCTTCAGAGGTCATGTTTTTCGCTGCCTTTTTTGGCTCGTTGTTTTACGTCCGGATGTACGCAGTACCCTGGTTGGGGGGAGATGGAACCACAGGCGTGGGCGAGTACACCGGCCAATTTCTATGGCCTGATTTTTCTCCCGCATGGCCCACCAATGGTCCTGCCCATGTAGGGGGTGAATTTGAACCGATGGAAGCTTGGGGCATTCCGGCGCTCAATACGCTGATATTGTTGACCAGCGGCGCGACAGTGACGTGGGCCCACTGGGGACTTTTAAAAGATAACCGCTCCCAATTGATCAAAGGCTTGATTGCCACAATCGCATTAGGGTTCTTGTTCGTAGGCTTGCAGGCTTATGAGTATTATCACGCCTACACGGAAATGGGATTGACCTTGGGTGCTGGGATTTACGGTTCGACCTTTTTCATGTTAACCGGTTTCCATGGCATGCATGTGACCATCGGCGCTATTTTTCTGACGGTGGTGCTACTTCGGGCGCTGCAAGGCCATTTTGATGCTAAGCATCACTTTGCCTTTGAGGCTGCCGCGTGGTATTGGCATTTTGTTGACGTGGTTTGGCTGGGACTGTTTATTTTTGTTTACTGGCTCTGA
- a CDS encoding cytochrome oxidase subunit I has protein sequence MATVADTHDTHHEHGPAKGWLRWVTTTNHKDIGTLYLSFAFIMFIVGGAMALIIRAELFEPGLQFVDPHFFNQMTTLHALIMVFGAVMPAFAGFANWMIPMMIGAPDMALPRLNNWSFWLLPFAATLLVATLFMEGGAAAAGWTLYPPLVLQTGDALPFTIFTVHLLGMSSILAAINIIVTIFNMRAPGMTMMKMPMFCWTWLVTAFLLILVMPVFAGAVTMLLTDKFFDTSFFNPAGGGDPVLYQHLFWFFGHPEVYIIILPAFGIISAVIPTFSRKKLFGHNSMVYATCVIAFLSFIVWAHHQFTVGMPVAAELYFMYATMLIAVPTGVKVFNWLATMWKGSMTFETPMLNALGFLVLFVLGGFTGIMMSQAPADFQYHDSYFIVAHFHYVLVGGGVFGIFAGLFYWLPKWTGVMYDEKLGKLHFWLSFISMNVLFMPQHFVGLAGMPRRIPDYAVQFTEFNALSSVGGFIFGVTQLLLGYIVWKAIRGEGEKVDGEVWEGAKDHGLEWNLASPPPYHHSFEGIEIKERD, from the coding sequence TCATTTGCCTTTATCATGTTTATCGTCGGTGGCGCCATGGCGTTGATTATCCGGGCGGAATTGTTCGAGCCTGGATTGCAATTCGTCGATCCCCACTTTTTCAACCAAATGACCACCCTGCACGCCTTGATCATGGTGTTTGGCGCGGTAATGCCCGCTTTCGCGGGATTTGCCAACTGGATGATCCCAATGATGATCGGGGCACCGGATATGGCGTTGCCTAGGCTTAACAACTGGAGTTTCTGGTTGTTGCCTTTCGCGGCAACCTTGTTGGTGGCTACTTTGTTTATGGAGGGGGGCGCGGCTGCGGCTGGGTGGACCTTGTATCCGCCATTGGTATTGCAGACGGGTGATGCATTGCCATTCACCATTTTTACCGTGCATCTGTTGGGGATGTCGTCGATCTTGGCTGCTATTAATATCATTGTCACTATCTTCAATATGCGCGCGCCGGGCATGACAATGATGAAGATGCCCATGTTCTGCTGGACCTGGCTGGTGACGGCATTTTTGCTGATTCTGGTGATGCCAGTGTTTGCGGGCGCAGTAACCATGTTGTTGACGGATAAGTTTTTCGACACCAGCTTTTTTAATCCAGCAGGGGGTGGAGATCCTGTCCTTTACCAGCATTTGTTCTGGTTTTTCGGTCATCCCGAGGTTTACATTATTATTCTCCCTGCTTTCGGTATCATTTCCGCGGTGATTCCCACCTTTTCCCGCAAGAAACTTTTTGGGCATAACTCAATGGTATATGCCACCTGTGTGATTGCTTTCCTGTCCTTCATCGTATGGGCCCATCACCAATTCACTGTGGGAATGCCGGTGGCTGCTGAGCTTTACTTCATGTACGCCACCATGCTGATTGCAGTGCCCACCGGGGTGAAGGTATTCAATTGGCTGGCTACTATGTGGAAGGGATCGATGACCTTTGAAACCCCAATGCTGAATGCCTTGGGATTTCTGGTTTTGTTCGTGCTGGGCGGCTTTACGGGGATCATGATGTCCCAGGCACCCGCCGACTTTCAGTACCATGATTCCTATTTCATCGTAGCCCATTTCCATTACGTGTTAGTTGGTGGCGGTGTCTTCGGCATCTTTGCCGGGTTGTTCTATTGGCTGCCCAAATGGACCGGCGTCATGTACGACGAAAAACTGGGCAAGTTGCACTTCTGGCTGTCTTTTATCTCTATGAATGTGTTATTCATGCCCCAGCATTTTGTTGGACTGGCCGGCATGCCCCGGCGGATTCCCGACTATGCGGTTCAATTTACGGAATTCAACGCTTTGTCTTCGGTGGGTGGCTTTATCTTTGGCGTTACTCAATTGTTATTGGGTTACATCGTCTGGAAAGCTATCCGGGGTGAAGGGGAAAAAGTGGATGGAGAAGTTTGGGAAGGTGCTAAGGATCACGGATTAGAGTGGAACCTTGCTTCGCCACCACCCTATCACCATTCCTTTGAAGGCATCGAAATAAAGGAAAGAGATTAA